A single window of Cytobacillus dafuensis DNA harbors:
- a CDS encoding MFS transporter codes for MSQLLKNRFVRAVFLSALFLQVGIWIRNFAVLLFVMEKTNGDAFAVSMISVAEFAPIFIFSFIGGTFADRWRPKRTMIWCDILSAISVFAVLITLVFGSWKIIFFATLISAILSQFSQPSGMKLFKMHLGEELIQSAMAIYQTIFAVFMVFGPVLGTFVFQQFGIDVSIAITGVAFLLSAVMLAFIPADHSMENEKKESTLLEEMKSGIRYVLSKKELKLLGLCFMAAGLAVGLIQPLNIFLVTERLELPKENLQWLLMANGIGMIVGGAASVMFSKSVPPQRLLMLGMLANAIGMAVVGYSTNLPITLGAEFFNGLFFPCIQIGINTMILQNTKSEFIGRVNGTLSPLFTGSMVLTMSIAGVLKESFSIIFMFELAAILFVFGLLAILPIYNMKAPNHGEGMLAKD; via the coding sequence ATGTCACAATTATTAAAAAATCGTTTTGTTCGGGCCGTTTTTCTATCTGCCTTGTTTCTTCAGGTAGGAATTTGGATTCGAAATTTTGCTGTGCTTTTATTCGTTATGGAAAAAACAAATGGAGATGCCTTTGCGGTTTCGATGATTTCAGTTGCTGAATTTGCGCCTATTTTTATCTTCTCCTTTATTGGAGGAACCTTTGCTGACCGCTGGCGGCCGAAAAGAACAATGATCTGGTGTGATATTCTAAGTGCCATTTCTGTGTTCGCAGTATTAATTACGCTTGTGTTTGGATCATGGAAAATTATCTTCTTTGCTACATTAATTTCAGCTATATTATCACAGTTCTCTCAGCCATCTGGAATGAAATTATTTAAAATGCATTTGGGTGAAGAATTGATTCAATCGGCTATGGCCATTTATCAAACTATTTTTGCTGTTTTTATGGTTTTTGGACCAGTGCTTGGAACTTTTGTATTCCAGCAATTTGGAATCGACGTGTCTATTGCTATTACTGGAGTTGCGTTCCTTCTTTCAGCCGTAATGCTTGCATTTATTCCTGCTGACCATTCCATGGAAAATGAAAAGAAAGAATCAACCTTACTTGAGGAAATGAAAAGCGGAATTCGCTATGTATTGTCCAAAAAGGAATTAAAGCTTCTTGGTCTTTGTTTTATGGCAGCCGGACTTGCAGTTGGTTTAATTCAGCCTCTGAACATTTTCCTTGTTACAGAGCGGTTAGAATTACCGAAAGAAAATTTGCAATGGCTATTAATGGCAAACGGAATTGGAATGATCGTAGGCGGTGCCGCATCTGTCATGTTCTCAAAGTCGGTTCCACCACAAAGGCTGTTAATGCTTGGGATGTTAGCGAATGCCATTGGTATGGCTGTGGTCGGATATTCGACCAATTTGCCTATTACTCTAGGGGCTGAATTCTTTAATGGATTATTCTTCCCATGTATTCAAATTGGGATAAATACAATGATCCTGCAAAATACAAAGTCTGAATTTATTGGAAGAGTAAACGGTACACTAAGTCCACTTTTCACCGGATCCATGGTATTAACGATGAGTATTGCAGGTGTTTTAAAGGAATCATTTTCGATCATTTTCATGTTCGAATTAGCAG
- a CDS encoding SRPBCC family protein encodes MENNVPDIKKTIIFEAPIQKVWDVVSTSEGIASWFMQNDFQLEVGHEFHIQSPFGPSPCKVLEINAPYHLSFSWDTDGWIVSFTLKEIGDKTEFTLIHGGWNQSDAVVPKAGENATVIRDRMNGGWEAIVNEKLRKVVEG; translated from the coding sequence TTGGAAAATAATGTACCTGATATTAAAAAAACAATAATATTTGAAGCTCCTATTCAAAAAGTATGGGATGTTGTATCTACTTCAGAAGGAATTGCATCATGGTTCATGCAAAATGACTTTCAACTAGAGGTAGGACATGAGTTCCATATACAATCGCCATTTGGTCCATCTCCATGTAAAGTATTAGAAATCAATGCTCCATATCACCTATCCTTTTCTTGGGATACAGATGGTTGGATCGTTTCATTTACACTAAAGGAAATTGGAGACAAGACGGAGTTTACACTCATTCATGGAGGATGGAATCAGTCTGATGCAGTTGTTCCAAAAGCAGGTGAAAATGCTACTGTCATTCGTGATAGAATGAATGGCGGCTGGGAAGCGATTGTTAATGAAAAACTTCGTAAAGTTGTTGAAGGTTAA
- a CDS encoding ArsR/SmtB family transcription factor encodes MSALQKYDIYQAIADPTRREVLKLLAKKERPISEITSHFPMSRTAIAKHLHVLSEAELVVGEKVGREKRYRLQPETFSELKQWLSYFDQFWNNKLSILKHVVEKGEKDELKVIRTEHES; translated from the coding sequence ATGTCCGCTTTACAAAAGTACGATATTTATCAAGCGATTGCTGACCCAACCCGTAGAGAAGTTCTGAAATTACTTGCTAAGAAAGAACGACCGATTTCAGAAATCACCTCCCACTTTCCAATGAGCCGTACTGCCATTGCAAAGCATCTTCATGTTCTATCAGAAGCCGAATTAGTCGTTGGGGAAAAAGTCGGCAGAGAAAAGCGCTATCGATTGCAGCCAGAAACTTTCTCTGAACTAAAACAGTGGCTTTCTTATTTCGATCAATTCTGGAACAACAAGCTATCGATTTTAAAGCATGTTGTTGAAAAAGGAGAAAAAGATGAATTGAAAGTTATTAGAACAGAACATGAAAGCTAA
- a CDS encoding copper amine oxidase N-terminal domain-containing protein, with the protein MKRIGILATAVLVSGLALSNHSGYAANKPADTKGTSTVESAQQIETSKFIKFSGVIQNIEKDKKSSRLLVENQNESLEMVFPITDEVLLFDNGKGEKLKKDKLEKGMKVEAYYDKNKPMPLIYPATITPEVMIVNGKEMGQVKISKYDKNLISLDNEIKLNISKDTILLNEKGETIKKADLTGKELIVFYNISTRSIPAQTTPVKIIALEYTDEKLVEMQKIIDEDHYFKDETKMIPIRKVAEHLGYNVKWNNKQKNFSVSKQNRSFLISIGKKEYGYNRSIKYFDVAPEIKNGKSYVPEEFLDMLLMK; encoded by the coding sequence TTGAAAAGAATTGGAATACTAGCAACAGCAGTTTTGGTTTCTGGATTGGCATTAAGCAATCATTCAGGATATGCTGCCAATAAACCTGCAGACACAAAAGGCACCTCTACAGTAGAATCTGCTCAACAAATCGAGACATCAAAATTCATTAAATTTTCTGGAGTCATTCAGAATATCGAGAAAGATAAGAAATCATCTCGGTTACTGGTTGAAAATCAAAATGAATCCTTAGAAATGGTTTTCCCAATCACAGATGAAGTATTGCTATTCGACAACGGCAAAGGCGAAAAACTTAAAAAAGATAAACTTGAAAAAGGCATGAAGGTCGAAGCCTACTATGATAAAAATAAGCCAATGCCTCTTATTTATCCTGCTACCATTACACCGGAAGTAATGATTGTGAACGGTAAAGAGATGGGACAAGTTAAAATATCAAAATATGATAAAAATCTCATAAGCCTTGATAATGAGATTAAATTGAATATTTCTAAAGACACTATTCTCTTAAATGAAAAGGGAGAAACAATTAAGAAAGCTGACCTAACAGGCAAGGAATTAATCGTATTCTACAATATTTCAACGAGAAGCATTCCAGCCCAAACAACCCCTGTAAAGATCATTGCTCTAGAGTATACTGACGAAAAGTTGGTGGAAATGCAAAAGATTATTGATGAAGACCATTATTTTAAAGACGAAACAAAAATGATCCCTATTAGAAAAGTAGCAGAGCATCTAGGCTACAACGTGAAATGGAATAACAAACAGAAAAACTTTTCAGTGAGTAAGCAAAATCGCTCATTTCTTATCTCAATTGGCAAGAAGGAATACGGTTACAACCGTAGTATAAAATATTTTGAC